From one Henriciella marina DSM 19595 genomic stretch:
- a CDS encoding amidohydrolase family protein, which yields MSYRWLAAMGLLALGACSNPSGDDGAQTPGETGVETTAADGQTVYTIMTSGTKIGDMVVDRAGNEITVDYEYRNNGRGPTMVEEITLNEDGVPVSWSVRGNTTFGNAVDESYSDEDGAASWTDSTGPGEAEITEPSVYIAQSGTPYALAIYAGALLGEEDMSMPALPAGTLSMEEIESFGVESTDGAVEATAYALIGPELDPTYFLMDAEGDDYLALMTPEFLIVKEGLEANDEMLRQKAVDYSTQRFEDLQAEHARNFDGPVRITNVRLFEPGSDMLSKPSSVVIEDDRITAIEAADASDEGEYVIDGKGGTLIPGISDMHGHMGQNSALLNVLAGVTFVRDMGNDNEVLGELINKIETGTLAGPRIVRSSFIEGKSPYNSNNGIIVTSQEEANEAVRTSCEAGHFFMIKIYNSMKGEWVPEMVDIAHECGLRVAGHVPAFSRANAMIEAGYDELTHINQVMLGWVLEDEEDTRTLLRLTALSRLPDVDLDSPQVQETLDLMVEKDVSIDPTLAIHEALLLSRNGETRAGVADYIDHMPVGVQRGAKQAWSNIETPEDDAAYAGAFDQIVETLSMMREAGIMIWFGTDMGGAFNQHREMELFQQVGFTPAEILTRATQEAADYLEMGEEIGSIEPGKKADFFLVPGDPLEDLAAIKTVQLVMKDGTAYFPRDIYPAFGIEPFVDAPDVAVPAGEASEGE from the coding sequence ATGTCGTATAGATGGCTGGCCGCGATGGGTCTTCTGGCGCTTGGTGCCTGTTCGAACCCATCGGGCGATGACGGCGCGCAGACGCCAGGTGAGACAGGTGTGGAGACCACCGCCGCCGATGGCCAGACCGTGTATACGATCATGACCAGCGGCACCAAGATCGGCGATATGGTCGTGGACCGCGCGGGCAATGAGATCACCGTCGACTATGAGTACCGCAATAATGGCCGCGGGCCCACCATGGTCGAGGAGATTACGCTGAACGAAGACGGCGTGCCGGTGTCATGGTCGGTGCGCGGCAATACGACGTTCGGCAATGCGGTCGATGAGAGCTATTCAGACGAAGACGGCGCCGCAAGCTGGACGGACTCAACTGGCCCGGGCGAGGCCGAGATTACAGAGCCGAGCGTCTATATCGCACAGTCGGGCACGCCCTATGCGCTGGCCATCTATGCAGGCGCGCTGCTCGGCGAAGAAGACATGTCGATGCCGGCGCTCCCGGCTGGCACGCTCAGCATGGAAGAGATCGAGAGCTTTGGGGTGGAAAGCACCGATGGCGCGGTAGAGGCGACCGCCTATGCGCTGATCGGGCCAGAGCTCGACCCGACCTATTTCCTGATGGATGCAGAGGGCGATGACTATCTCGCCCTGATGACGCCGGAATTCCTTATCGTGAAGGAAGGTCTTGAGGCCAATGACGAGATGCTGCGCCAGAAAGCGGTCGACTATTCGACGCAGCGCTTCGAGGATCTGCAGGCCGAACATGCCCGCAATTTCGACGGGCCGGTGCGCATCACCAATGTGCGCCTTTTCGAGCCCGGCTCAGACATGCTGTCCAAGCCCTCATCGGTTGTCATCGAAGATGATCGCATCACTGCGATCGAAGCGGCCGATGCAAGCGACGAGGGCGAATATGTCATCGACGGCAAGGGCGGCACGCTGATCCCCGGCATCTCTGACATGCATGGGCATATGGGGCAGAATTCTGCGCTTCTGAACGTGCTGGCTGGCGTCACATTCGTGCGCGACATGGGCAATGACAATGAGGTGCTGGGCGAGCTGATCAACAAGATCGAGACCGGCACGCTGGCCGGGCCACGCATCGTCCGCTCCAGCTTCATCGAGGGCAAGAGCCCCTACAATTCCAATAATGGCATTATCGTCACCAGTCAGGAAGAAGCCAATGAGGCGGTCCGCACCTCCTGCGAGGCCGGGCACTTCTTCATGATCAAGATCTACAACTCCATGAAGGGTGAGTGGGTGCCTGAAATGGTCGATATCGCGCATGAGTGCGGCCTGCGGGTCGCGGGCCACGTGCCGGCCTTCTCGCGCGCCAATGCGATGATCGAGGCTGGCTATGATGAGCTGACACATATCAACCAGGTCATGCTGGGCTGGGTGCTGGAAGATGAGGAAGACACGCGGACGCTGCTGCGCCTGACGGCACTGTCGCGCCTGCCGGATGTCGATCTCGACAGCCCGCAGGTTCAGGAAACGCTGGACCTGATGGTGGAGAAAGATGTGTCGATTGATCCGACGCTGGCGATCCATGAAGCGCTGCTTCTTTCGCGCAATGGCGAGACGCGGGCCGGTGTCGCCGATTATATCGACCACATGCCGGTTGGTGTGCAGCGGGGCGCCAAACAGGCCTGGTCGAACATCGAGACACCTGAAGATGACGCCGCCTATGCCGGGGCGTTCGACCAGATCGTCGAGACGCTGTCCATGATGCGCGAAGCTGGCATCATGATCTGGTTCGGCACCGATATGGGCGGGGCGTTCAACCAGCACCGCGAAATGGAGCTCTTCCAGCAGGTGGGCTTCACACCCGCCGAAATCCTGACGCGGGCTACCCAGGAGGCTGCGGACTATCTTGAGATGGGCGAAGAGATCGGCTCCATCGAGCCCGGCAAGAAAGCGGACTTCTTCCTGGTGCCAGGCGATCCCCTCGAAGACCTTGCCGCGATCAAGACGGTGCAACTGGTTATGAAGGATGGCACGGCCTATTTCCCGCGCGACATCTATCCCGCCTTCGGCATCGAACCTTTCGTCGACGCGCCGGACGTCGCTGTACCGGCCGGCGAGGCGTCCGAGGGCGAGTGA
- a CDS encoding PQQ-dependent sugar dehydrogenase, translating to MRAASPIILACAALAACGTTADQPVSIGYGASPELPEPSNNLIPIVNVQKATGWPDGARPVAAEGLQVQAFATGLDHPRALHVLPNGDVLVAETNAPPRPQQGQGIRGFFMKQAMEKAGAAVPSANRISLLRDTDGDGIAETRHAFLEGLNSPYGMQLVGDTLYVANTDAIIAFPYEAGATSIDAPGTTLTTLPAGPVNYHWTKNIIASPDGTKLYAAVGSNSNIAENGLAAEEGRAAIWEVDIATGEKRLYATGLRNPVGLAFNDASGKLWTAVNERDELGNNLVPDYVTSVDEGAFYGWPWSYYGQTVDTRVQPVNAAKVAAATAPDYALGSHTASLGIAFADGAALGPDFEDGLFVGQHGSWNRKPAVGYKVVFVPFAGTDPDGMPVDVLTGFLDGNKARGRPVDTAIANDGALLVTDDVGNVVWRVAAAQ from the coding sequence ATGCGTGCTGCCAGCCCCATTATCCTCGCCTGCGCCGCCCTTGCCGCCTGCGGCACGACGGCGGACCAGCCGGTTTCCATCGGCTACGGCGCTTCGCCCGAGCTTCCCGAACCTTCGAACAATCTCATCCCCATTGTGAATGTTCAGAAAGCGACCGGCTGGCCGGATGGCGCCAGGCCGGTGGCCGCCGAGGGCTTGCAGGTCCAGGCCTTTGCAACAGGCCTCGATCATCCGCGCGCGCTCCACGTCCTGCCCAATGGCGACGTGCTTGTGGCCGAAACCAATGCTCCGCCGCGTCCACAGCAGGGCCAGGGCATTCGCGGCTTCTTCATGAAACAGGCAATGGAAAAGGCCGGCGCCGCCGTGCCCAGCGCCAACCGCATTTCGCTGCTGCGCGACACAGATGGCGACGGCATCGCCGAGACCCGCCACGCCTTCCTCGAAGGGCTGAATTCCCCCTATGGCATGCAGCTTGTCGGCGACACGCTCTACGTCGCCAACACCGACGCCATCATCGCCTTCCCCTATGAGGCAGGTGCCACCAGCATCGACGCGCCCGGCACGACGCTCACCACGCTCCCTGCGGGTCCGGTCAATTATCACTGGACCAAGAACATCATCGCCTCGCCGGACGGGACAAAACTCTATGCCGCCGTCGGCTCCAACTCCAACATCGCCGAAAACGGCCTTGCTGCCGAAGAAGGCCGCGCCGCCATCTGGGAAGTCGACATCGCCACCGGCGAGAAACGCCTCTACGCCACGGGCCTGCGCAACCCGGTCGGACTGGCCTTCAACGACGCCTCTGGCAAACTCTGGACCGCCGTCAATGAGCGCGATGAACTCGGTAATAATCTGGTGCCGGACTATGTGACCTCGGTAGACGAGGGCGCCTTCTATGGCTGGCCATGGAGCTATTACGGCCAGACCGTCGACACGCGGGTTCAGCCGGTCAACGCCGCAAAAGTCGCCGCCGCCACCGCGCCAGACTATGCCCTCGGCAGCCACACCGCCTCGCTCGGCATTGCCTTTGCCGATGGTGCGGCGCTCGGGCCAGATTTCGAAGATGGCCTTTTCGTCGGCCAGCACGGCTCGTGGAACCGCAAGCCCGCTGTCGGCTACAAAGTGGTCTTCGTGCCGTTTGCAGGTACTGACCCCGACGGCATGCCGGTGGATGTGCTCACCGGCTTTCTTGACGGCAACAAGGCCCGCGGCCGCCCCGTCGACACCGCCATCGCGAATGATGGCGCCCTGCTGGTGACAGACGATGTCGGCAACGTGGTCTGGCGGGTGGCCGCCGCGCAGTAG
- a CDS encoding DUF2178 domain-containing protein: MSFREKFNWIVAIVTALTLAALGYWYLRQTGSGALAESALPVIIAYVAWFILMTIGAAAIAARDPKDAEAPSDERDRIINMKAALPTMHLYGFALTGLILLLFVFDMSKWDALYAIVAIQLVATLLEATAKIRFYQMAV; this comes from the coding sequence ATGTCTTTCAGGGAAAAATTCAACTGGATCGTCGCCATTGTGACGGCGCTGACGCTCGCGGCGCTCGGCTACTGGTATCTGCGCCAGACGGGCAGCGGCGCTCTGGCTGAAAGCGCGCTGCCGGTTATCATCGCCTATGTTGCCTGGTTCATTCTGATGACCATCGGGGCTGCCGCCATCGCCGCGCGCGACCCTAAGGATGCAGAGGCCCCGAGCGATGAACGCGACCGTATCATCAATATGAAGGCGGCCCTGCCGACGATGCATCTCTATGGCTTTGCCCTGACCGGCCTCATCCTGCTTCTATTCGTTTTCGATATGAGCAAATGGGACGCGCTTTACGCAATCGTCGCCATCCAGCTGGTCGCCACCTTGCTCGAAGCGACGGCCAAGATCCGCTTTTACCAGATGGCTGTCTGA
- a CDS encoding helix-turn-helix transcriptional regulator, with amino-acid sequence MAKRPPITNRVRELREAHGAMSQATLGKEIGVTRQTIIAIEQGRYSPSLESAFRISRVFGVGLEDVFGWAGD; translated from the coding sequence ATGGCCAAACGTCCCCCCATCACAAACCGCGTGCGGGAGCTGCGCGAAGCGCATGGCGCCATGTCGCAGGCCACCCTCGGGAAGGAGATCGGCGTCACCCGCCAGACGATCATCGCGATAGAGCAGGGGCGATATTCGCCTTCGCTCGAAAGCGCGTTCCGCATCTCTCGCGTCTTCGGGGTCGGGCTGGAGGATGTCTTCGGCTGGGCGGGCGACTGA
- a CDS encoding peptidoglycan-binding domain-containing protein, which produces MPSSMLRLSTAALAILAAPAAFASVSPDDINSATYEGDALPDGQSAITIKIQVLLDRAGASPGVIDGYTGENVDNAIRDFEEMHGLDVDGVMDENVWSALGDASNLTTTYTITEEDLSGLMPDLTHDYEDFAARERLGFRTIEELVAENWHLDRDLLIMMNPDADWSAGSSVTVLDPGTALEGEVARITADKSRAQVLAYDKDDKLIAGYPATIGSATRRALKAPTPSPPSRLTRPIPTIRKRTSSRATIQRR; this is translated from the coding sequence ATGCCCAGCTCTATGCTTCGTCTCTCCACCGCCGCTCTTGCCATCCTCGCAGCCCCTGCCGCTTTCGCGAGTGTTAGTCCGGACGACATCAATTCGGCGACCTATGAGGGCGATGCCCTGCCGGACGGCCAGAGCGCGATCACGATCAAGATTCAGGTCCTGCTGGACAGGGCCGGTGCGTCTCCGGGCGTGATCGACGGCTACACAGGTGAGAATGTCGACAATGCCATTCGCGACTTTGAGGAGATGCACGGTCTCGATGTGGACGGCGTCATGGATGAGAACGTCTGGAGCGCGCTCGGCGATGCCAGCAACCTCACCACCACCTACACGATCACGGAAGAAGACCTGTCGGGTCTCATGCCCGACCTCACGCACGATTACGAAGATTTTGCCGCGCGCGAGCGTCTTGGTTTCCGCACCATCGAAGAGCTTGTCGCCGAAAACTGGCATTTGGACCGCGACCTTCTCATCATGATGAACCCGGACGCCGACTGGTCTGCCGGATCAAGCGTCACCGTGCTCGACCCCGGCACCGCGCTTGAGGGCGAGGTCGCAAGGATCACCGCTGACAAATCGCGCGCGCAGGTGCTCGCCTACGACAAGGATGACAAGCTGATCGCGGGCTATCCCGCAACAATCGGCTCAGCGACACGCCGAGCCCTGAAGGCACCTACGCCATCACCGCCGTCGCGATTGACCCGACCTATTCCTACAATCCGGAAAAGAACTTCCAGCAGGGCGACAATACAGAGGCGATGA
- a CDS encoding L,D-transpeptidase translates to MDPTYSYNPEKNFQQGDNTEAMTLPPGPNGPVGTVWIDLEKETFGLHGTEDPHLVGKEQSHGCIRLTNWDATELAGMVSRGVEVSFVD, encoded by the coding sequence ATTGACCCGACCTATTCCTACAATCCGGAAAAGAACTTCCAGCAGGGCGACAATACAGAGGCGATGACCCTGCCGCCGGGCCCCAATGGACCTGTCGGCACCGTCTGGATCGACCTCGAGAAAGAGACCTTCGGCCTGCACGGAACCGAAGACCCCCACCTTGTCGGCAAGGAACAGTCACATGGCTGCATTCGTCTCACCAATTGGGACGCGACCGAACTTGCCGGCATGGTCAGCCGGGGCGTGGAAGTGAGCTTTGTCGACTAA
- a CDS encoding tetratricopeptide repeat protein, whose product MQQSVRQMVDRVYVARRGASPDDAHELAHEALELARGRDEPELLVRALMAKGQCCRDAHEFEQAERLYVEAANLCRREDDVPALVTAHVIRHLGDVTAELGRFGLAKTHYEDALEIYRQIEGIEPDMLANGVRALARIHDRLDDPANAADYWREARGLYSAAGLSARAEECERRLNGAG is encoded by the coding sequence ATGCAACAGAGTGTCAGGCAGATGGTAGACCGGGTCTATGTCGCCCGGCGGGGCGCAAGTCCCGATGACGCCCATGAGCTTGCCCATGAAGCGCTTGAGCTGGCCCGCGGCCGCGATGAGCCAGAGCTTCTCGTGCGCGCCCTGATGGCCAAGGGTCAGTGTTGCCGCGACGCGCATGAGTTCGAACAGGCCGAGCGTCTTTATGTCGAAGCGGCCAATCTCTGCCGGCGCGAAGACGACGTGCCCGCGCTCGTCACTGCACATGTCATCCGTCATCTCGGTGATGTCACCGCAGAGCTAGGACGCTTCGGGCTTGCCAAGACACATTATGAAGACGCGCTGGAAATCTATCGCCAGATCGAGGGCATCGAGCCGGACATGCTGGCCAATGGGGTACGCGCGCTGGCCCGCATCCATGACCGGCTCGACGATCCTGCGAACGCCGCCGATTACTGGCGAGAAGCGCGCGGCCTCTATTCAGCCGCCGGTCTCTCCGCCCGGGCCGAGGAATGCGAGCGCCGCCTCAATGGCGCGGGGTAG
- a CDS encoding ArsR/SmtB family transcription factor: MHAFDVLGDPVRRRILECLTEGERAAGEVSAVVQGEFAISQAAVSQHLKVLRESGFVTVRANGSKRLYSLDTAPMQEVDQWLDTFRAFWEPKLMALETEIERGKKSRKTQAN, encoded by the coding sequence ATGCACGCGTTCGACGTTCTTGGCGACCCCGTCCGGCGCCGCATCCTCGAATGTCTAACGGAAGGAGAGCGAGCCGCGGGCGAAGTCAGCGCTGTCGTCCAAGGAGAATTCGCAATTTCTCAGGCCGCTGTCTCCCAGCATCTGAAAGTTCTGCGTGAAAGCGGCTTTGTCACTGTCAGAGCGAACGGGTCTAAACGGCTCTACTCGCTCGATACCGCCCCGATGCAGGAGGTCGACCAATGGCTGGATACGTTCCGTGCCTTCTGGGAGCCGAAACTCATGGCGCTTGAAACTGAAATCGAACGTGGCAAGAAATCGCGGAAAACGCAGGCCAACTAA
- a CDS encoding SRPBCC family protein yields the protein MDFGKAFGAVERSVETTERGGAPARAVKLSRTFKTDVEDLWDAITNPARLPRAFLPVEGDLRVGGHYQLIGNAGGKILICERPARLSLTWEFGEAISWLDVHLAPEAEEARLTLIHTAPVEEHWETYGPGAAGAGWDLALIGMQFHLANPEAMFDEEAFGQSEDGKWLIRQCGQAWGKADAASGEDKEIAQKRAVRTTAFYLGDSLPDA from the coding sequence ATGGATTTCGGGAAAGCCTTTGGCGCGGTGGAGCGGTCCGTAGAGACGACCGAGCGCGGCGGCGCGCCTGCCCGAGCGGTAAAACTGTCGCGAACTTTTAAGACAGATGTCGAGGATCTCTGGGACGCTATCACCAATCCCGCACGCCTCCCGCGGGCCTTCCTTCCGGTCGAAGGTGATCTCAGGGTCGGCGGCCACTACCAGCTTATCGGTAATGCTGGCGGCAAGATCCTTATTTGCGAGCGCCCGGCGCGTCTGTCGCTGACCTGGGAATTCGGTGAAGCGATAAGCTGGCTCGATGTGCATCTTGCGCCCGAGGCCGAAGAGGCCCGGCTGACCCTGATTCACACCGCCCCTGTCGAAGAACACTGGGAAACCTATGGCCCGGGCGCGGCCGGCGCTGGCTGGGACCTTGCCCTGATCGGGATGCAATTCCACCTCGCCAATCCGGAGGCCATGTTTGACGAGGAGGCCTTCGGCCAGTCCGAAGACGGAAAATGGCTGATCCGCCAGTGCGGCCAAGCGTGGGGCAAGGCGGACGCCGCCAGCGGGGAGGATAAAGAGATCGCGCAAAAACGCGCGGTTCGCACGACTGCCTTCTATCTCGGCGACAGCCTGCCGGACGCGTGA
- the ttcA gene encoding tRNA 2-thiocytidine(32) synthetase TtcA, giving the protein MADDQMTGLVPPLFADVPKSVSFKKLRKRIVRNALQAVDQYGMVDRARTGPPPKWLVCLSGGKDSYGLLAALIDLKWQGALPVELIACNLDQGQPGFPKHVLPEWLDKVGVKYRIETEDTYSIVTEKVPENRTFCSMCSRLRRGILYRIAREEGCEAIVLGHHRDDALETFMMNLIHGGRMAAMPPKLLNDAGDLFVLRPLITCAEDDLAKFAEAMEFPIIPCNLCGSQDGLQRQAMKAMLDEWERKKPGVRQVMAHALATVRPSHLHDPRVFDFAGLALGGTGEDDPNVPF; this is encoded by the coding sequence ATGGCTGACGATCAGATGACAGGGCTTGTCCCGCCGCTTTTTGCCGACGTGCCAAAAAGCGTTTCCTTCAAGAAATTGCGCAAGCGGATTGTCCGCAATGCGCTGCAGGCGGTGGACCAGTATGGCATGGTTGACCGGGCGCGTACCGGACCGCCGCCGAAATGGCTGGTCTGCCTGTCGGGCGGCAAGGACAGCTATGGCCTATTGGCCGCGCTGATCGACCTGAAATGGCAAGGCGCGCTTCCGGTGGAGCTGATTGCCTGCAACCTCGATCAGGGCCAGCCGGGCTTTCCGAAACACGTCCTGCCCGAATGGCTGGACAAGGTGGGCGTCAAATACCGGATCGAGACCGAAGACACCTATTCCATCGTCACAGAAAAAGTGCCGGAGAACCGGACTTTCTGTTCGATGTGTTCGCGCCTGCGCCGGGGCATTCTCTACCGCATTGCGCGCGAGGAAGGCTGCGAAGCCATCGTGCTCGGCCATCACCGCGACGATGCGCTTGAGACCTTCATGATGAACCTCATCCATGGCGGCCGGATGGCGGCGATGCCGCCAAAGCTGCTCAATGATGCAGGCGACCTCTTTGTGCTGCGCCCGCTGATCACCTGCGCCGAGGATGACCTCGCAAAGTTCGCAGAAGCGATGGAATTCCCGATCATCCCCTGCAACCTCTGCGGGTCGCAGGATGGACTGCAGCGTCAGGCTATGAAGGCGATGCTGGATGAGTGGGAGCGCAAGAAGCCGGGCGTACGGCAGGTCATGGCGCATGCGCTGGCGACGGTACGGCCGAGCCATCTGCACGACCCGCGCGTCTTCGACTTTGCGGGCCTCGCGCTTGGCGGCACCGGCGAGGACGACCCGAACGTGCCGTTCTGA
- a CDS encoding alpha/beta hydrolase, producing the protein MRAVRLIALPVAMFMLAACPSRTLTADDVFVPNEPDFVAATEDDLYIDGEEIYAAPTDYTLSFDILGAPREVPVSRADHVPASVVHGFAPYNGTGDRLAWTLISREARDSEAPRPLVVMCGGNAFSRYSAGVAYSLAAIEHGDVLLFDYPGSGDTGGEANLANFEAAADTVRSLAEERAGVARGVVFWGHSLGGFVCADMAARFPGAAGIIIEASARNIAEIADAWRPWYLFFVNWRVDDNLARYDIVNALEDFEKPILILAGTRDRVLPLELSQQIFQGLDAASRDVEIESFSAGHNTIVLSEDFDEVMDTYFEGLN; encoded by the coding sequence ATGCGTGCGGTCCGTCTCATCGCCTTGCCGGTCGCCATGTTCATGCTGGCGGCGTGCCCATCACGGACCCTGACGGCAGATGATGTCTTCGTACCAAATGAGCCAGACTTCGTGGCTGCAACCGAAGACGATCTCTACATTGATGGCGAGGAGATATACGCCGCGCCGACAGACTATACCCTCTCCTTCGACATTCTGGGGGCCCCGCGTGAGGTCCCTGTCAGCCGCGCCGACCATGTGCCCGCCAGCGTCGTTCACGGGTTTGCACCCTACAATGGAACGGGGGACCGGCTTGCCTGGACGCTGATAAGCCGAGAGGCGAGAGATAGCGAGGCGCCGCGCCCGCTGGTCGTGATGTGTGGCGGCAATGCCTTTTCACGATATTCGGCGGGTGTCGCCTATAGCCTCGCCGCGATTGAACATGGCGATGTCCTTCTGTTCGACTATCCGGGCTCGGGCGACACAGGGGGCGAGGCGAACCTCGCCAATTTTGAAGCTGCAGCGGATACGGTTCGCAGCCTTGCCGAAGAGAGGGCGGGCGTGGCGCGGGGCGTCGTGTTCTGGGGCCACTCCCTTGGCGGGTTTGTCTGCGCTGATATGGCGGCAAGATTTCCGGGGGCGGCCGGGATCATTATCGAGGCAAGCGCCAGAAATATTGCCGAGATCGCCGATGCGTGGCGGCCGTGGTATCTCTTTTTCGTCAACTGGCGCGTCGATGACAACCTCGCCAGGTACGATATCGTCAACGCACTTGAAGACTTTGAGAAACCGATTCTCATCCTGGCAGGGACGCGCGATCGTGTCCTGCCGCTCGAACTCAGTCAGCAGATCTTTCAGGGTCTGGACGCTGCCTCGCGCGATGTCGAGATCGAGAGCTTTTCAGCCGGGCATAACACGATCGTGCTGTCGGAAGATTTCGACGAGGTGATGGATACGTATTTTGAAGGACTGAATTAG
- a CDS encoding acyl-CoA synthetase encodes MGDSIYNLGDMLDAVGAELGEEHPALIHGDRVISWPEMTKRSNNLARELRTMGVETGDKAGFYLRNQPEYMEALVACFKARFTHVNVNYRYLDDELTYIFDNSDAAVVFFDREFREHVARVKDRLPKVKVWVEIGGDGTDTPGYAVDYETLASKGDGEPLGIERSDDDLIFLYTGGTTGMPKGVMWSHKIWRESSRQSMMSIYGFAPDNMAEHLAFMHEVGKHGRQLPACPLMHGTGLFTAMGSIISGGCIVTLENTKTFDPEELWSTVDRRGVTAMAIVGDAFAKPMLRVLEENPGKYDLSSAQTITSSGVMWSMEVKRGLIEHMPQVALMDSFGASEAVGFGMSVTTAEGTQKTARFTLGEDCKVFTEDRKEVKPGSGIPGFIARGGAVPLGYYKDPEKTKSTFWEVDGVRYAVPGDWCTVEEDGTITLLGRGSNCINSAGEKIYPEEVEEALKNHDAVRDALVVGLADEKWGQAVTAVVELNDGAEVDEDTLRAFVQTQLARYKAPKRVLFKPSLSRAPNGKADYKSIKAFAMESLGVSA; translated from the coding sequence ATGGGCGACAGCATCTATAATCTTGGCGATATGCTCGACGCGGTCGGCGCGGAGCTCGGCGAAGAACATCCTGCCCTCATTCATGGCGACCGGGTCATAAGCTGGCCGGAAATGACGAAGCGCTCGAACAATCTTGCGCGTGAGCTTCGGACCATGGGGGTCGAGACAGGCGACAAGGCCGGCTTCTATCTGCGCAACCAGCCAGAATACATGGAAGCGCTAGTCGCCTGCTTCAAAGCGCGCTTCACGCATGTGAACGTCAATTACCGCTATCTCGACGATGAGCTGACCTATATTTTCGACAATTCGGACGCTGCCGTCGTCTTCTTCGACCGCGAATTCCGTGAGCATGTCGCCCGCGTGAAGGACCGTCTGCCCAAGGTGAAGGTCTGGGTCGAAATCGGCGGAGATGGCACCGACACGCCGGGTTATGCCGTCGACTATGAAACGCTGGCCTCCAAGGGCGACGGCGAACCGCTGGGCATCGAGCGCTCCGACGACGATCTCATCTTTCTCTATACCGGCGGCACGACCGGCATGCCGAAGGGCGTAATGTGGAGCCACAAGATCTGGCGCGAAAGCTCACGCCAGTCGATGATGTCGATCTATGGCTTTGCGCCTGACAACATGGCCGAGCATCTCGCCTTCATGCATGAGGTCGGCAAGCATGGCCGCCAGCTGCCGGCCTGCCCGCTCATGCACGGCACCGGCCTTTTCACAGCCATGGGCTCGATCATCTCCGGCGGCTGTATCGTGACGCTGGAGAACACCAAGACGTTTGATCCTGAAGAGCTCTGGTCGACGGTTGACCGGCGCGGCGTCACGGCGATGGCGATCGTTGGCGACGCCTTTGCCAAGCCAATGCTCCGCGTCCTCGAAGAGAACCCTGGAAAATATGACCTTTCTTCGGCCCAGACCATCACAAGCTCTGGCGTGATGTGGTCGATGGAGGTCAAGCGCGGCCTCATCGAGCACATGCCGCAGGTCGCTTTGATGGACAGTTTTGGCGCCTCTGAAGCGGTCGGGTTCGGCATGTCGGTGACCACCGCCGAAGGCACGCAGAAGACCGCGCGCTTTACGCTTGGCGAGGACTGCAAGGTCTTCACCGAAGACCGAAAGGAAGTGAAACCGGGCTCTGGCATTCCGGGTTTCATCGCGCGCGGCGGGGCCGTACCGCTTGGCTATTACAAAGACCCGGAGAAGACCAAATCGACCTTCTGGGAGGTGGACGGCGTGCGCTATGCGGTCCCTGGCGACTGGTGCACGGTCGAGGAAGACGGCACGATCACGCTGCTCGGACGCGGGTCCAACTGTATCAACTCGGCGGGTGAGAAGATCTACCCTGAAGAGGTCGAAGAAGCCCTTAAGAATCATGACGCTGTGCGCGATGCGCTGGTCGTCGGCCTTGCCGATGAGAAGTGGGGCCAGGCAGTGACGGCGGTGGTCGAGCTCAATGACGGGGCCGAGGTCGATGAAGACACGCTGCGCGCCTTCGTCCAGACCCAGCTGGCCCGCTATAAGGCGCCTAAACGCGTCCTGTTCAAGCCAAGCCTTAGCCGGGCGCCAAATGGCAAGGCCGACTATAAATCGATCAAGGCTTTCGCGATGGAAAGCCTCGGCGTTTCGGCCTGA